Proteins encoded in a region of the Haloarcula sp. CBA1129 genome:
- a CDS encoding mandelate racemase family protein, which produces MSPTITKIESREFEYPLEDVGTDKHGFNLVYAPGETTTRKLFGVQIHTDEGITGEYVGGNSPAAAQYNIIAEYLIGKDPLKREKHWSECKRALRKYDRMGIGPIDIALWDFAGKYYDAPIHELLGTYRERIPTYASTYHGDDAGGLDSPAAFADFAEECRDEGFGGFKIHGWGGGDDARSLDREVEAVHAVGEAVGDEMDLMHDPACELETFADALELGRALDEQDFFWYEDPFRDGGISQHAHKKLAQKLDTPILQTEHIRGLEIKSDFAASEATDFLRADPEYDAGITGAIKVARMAEAFGLDVEFHAPGPAQRHCIAACRNSNYYEMALVHPDCQNTQPPVYEGGYSDLMDAVDDDGTVGVPDGPGLGVEYDWDYIEGNTTGSVHTYE; this is translated from the coding sequence ATGTCGCCAACGATAACGAAAATCGAAAGCCGAGAGTTCGAGTACCCCCTCGAAGACGTAGGGACGGACAAACACGGCTTCAATCTGGTTTATGCGCCGGGTGAGACAACCACGCGGAAACTATTCGGTGTCCAGATTCATACTGACGAGGGAATCACGGGCGAGTACGTGGGTGGAAACTCACCAGCAGCCGCCCAGTACAACATCATCGCGGAGTACCTCATCGGCAAGGACCCGCTGAAACGCGAGAAACACTGGTCCGAATGCAAGCGCGCACTCCGGAAATATGATCGGATGGGCATCGGCCCCATCGACATCGCGCTGTGGGACTTCGCGGGGAAGTACTACGACGCACCGATTCACGAACTGCTGGGGACCTACCGCGAGCGTATCCCCACCTACGCGTCAACGTACCACGGCGACGACGCCGGTGGGCTTGACTCGCCAGCGGCCTTTGCTGACTTCGCCGAGGAGTGCCGGGACGAGGGCTTCGGTGGCTTCAAGATTCACGGCTGGGGCGGCGGCGACGACGCCCGAAGTCTCGACCGCGAGGTCGAGGCGGTCCATGCTGTTGGCGAAGCGGTCGGCGACGAGATGGACCTGATGCACGACCCCGCCTGCGAACTGGAGACGTTCGCCGACGCGCTGGAACTGGGTCGGGCGCTTGACGAACAGGACTTCTTCTGGTACGAGGACCCGTTCCGGGACGGCGGCATCTCACAGCACGCCCACAAGAAACTGGCTCAGAAGCTCGATACGCCGATTCTCCAGACCGAACACATCCGCGGACTGGAGATCAAGTCCGACTTCGCTGCCAGCGAGGCGACCGACTTCCTGCGGGCTGACCCCGAGTACGACGCGGGCATCACCGGTGCGATCAAGGTGGCCCGCATGGCCGAGGCCTTTGGGCTCGACGTTGAGTTCCACGCACCCGGCCCCGCCCAACGCCACTGTATCGCCGCCTGCCGGAACTCGAACTACTACGAGATGGCGCTGGTCCACCCGGACTGCCAGAACACCCAGCCGCCGGTGTACGAGGGCGGCTACTCCGATCTGATGGACGCCGTCGACGACGACGGAACAGTTGGCGTCCCTGACGGCCCCGGCCTAGGCGTGGAGTACGACTGGGACTACATCGAGGGCAACACCACCGGAAGCGTCCACACCTACGAATAA
- a CDS encoding MBL fold metallo-hydrolase has protein sequence MVQSTWDDWFVRDEIEATNPGDGVVIWYLGCNGFVLRSQSTTLYIDPYFGTGDPPNLIRMIPVPMDPADATECDATLVTHEHIDHMHPPSYGPLVENLGADLYAPSASYDSPDYDGEMRVPDEQRNEIAVGDEFAVGDFTVHVTGTNDPDAIEPVGYVIEHDAGTFFHAGDSRPAEAFSGIGERFDIDVGALAFGTVGSIYEPEPDCGVRTKWYMDENEIIEATNQLQLSRLLPSHHDMWQGEAGDPKVLHEHAVSFDYPRVIEPLYIGCSVRLGEPGIRRLDALD, from the coding sequence ATGGTACAGTCAACGTGGGACGACTGGTTCGTCCGTGACGAAATAGAAGCAACAAATCCCGGCGACGGTGTCGTAATCTGGTATCTTGGCTGCAACGGCTTCGTGCTTCGCTCACAGTCGACGACGCTGTACATCGACCCCTACTTCGGGACTGGCGACCCGCCGAACCTCATCCGCATGATTCCAGTGCCGATGGACCCCGCCGACGCGACCGAGTGTGATGCGACACTCGTCACGCACGAACACATCGACCACATGCATCCGCCGTCGTACGGCCCGCTGGTCGAGAACTTAGGGGCAGACCTGTACGCGCCGTCGGCATCGTATGACTCCCCGGACTACGACGGCGAGATGCGGGTGCCCGACGAGCAGCGCAACGAGATCGCTGTCGGTGACGAGTTCGCTGTCGGCGATTTCACCGTACATGTGACCGGGACGAACGACCCTGACGCCATCGAACCGGTGGGGTACGTCATCGAGCACGACGCCGGGACGTTCTTCCACGCCGGCGATAGCCGGCCCGCAGAGGCATTTTCCGGCATCGGAGAACGGTTCGACATCGACGTAGGCGCGCTGGCGTTTGGCACCGTCGGCTCGATCTACGAGCCCGAGCCGGACTGCGGTGTCAGAACAAAGTGGTATATGGACGAAAACGAGATCATCGAGGCCACAAACCAGCTCCAACTGTCCCGGTTGCTTCCCTCACATCACGATATGTGGCAGGGCGAAGCCGGCGACCCGAAAGTGCTCCACGAACACGCGGTGTCCTTCGACTACCCCAGAGTCATCGAACCGCTGTACATCGGCTGTTCGGTTCGGCTGGGAGAGCCCGGTATTCGTCGCCTTGACGCGCTGGACTGA
- a CDS encoding fumarylacetoacetate hydrolase family protein, translating to MRIARLLTDDGPVAGEYVDGVVHADDGQYTVGRDGRLLPPCEPSALYCVGRNYAATNDQMDYDRPEEPDFFIKPSTALLAHEQDIPYPTFTNELTYAGELAAVIGERCHDLDPADVPDAVRGYTILNDVDALDQQGRTARKAFDGSAPLGPWIETAVDPTDIDMHTDINGERRQSANTSEMLFGPHEVVAYLSERFTLRPGDVVAFGSPANPGTVEPGDSIEITYDGVGILRNSVVEP from the coding sequence ATGCGAATTGCACGTCTTCTGACGGACGATGGGCCAGTCGCCGGCGAATACGTTGACGGCGTCGTCCACGCTGATGACGGCCAGTACACGGTCGGCCGTGATGGACGCCTACTCCCGCCGTGTGAACCGTCCGCGCTGTACTGCGTCGGCCGGAACTACGCCGCGACCAACGACCAGATGGACTACGACCGGCCCGAGGAGCCGGACTTCTTCATCAAGCCTTCGACGGCGCTACTCGCCCACGAGCAGGACATTCCGTACCCGACGTTCACCAACGAGCTCACCTACGCCGGTGAGTTAGCTGCGGTCATCGGTGAGCGGTGTCACGACCTCGACCCGGCCGACGTTCCCGACGCCGTCAGGGGATACACGATACTGAACGATGTCGACGCGCTCGACCAGCAGGGCCGAACCGCGCGGAAGGCCTTCGACGGGTCCGCGCCTCTGGGACCATGGATCGAGACTGCCGTCGATCCCACCGATATCGATATGCATACCGACATCAACGGTGAGCGCCGCCAGTCTGCCAACACCAGCGAGATGCTGTTCGGTCCCCACGAGGTGGTCGCGTACCTCTCGGAACGGTTCACACTCCGTCCCGGCGACGTCGTCGCTTTCGGCAGCCCGGCCAACCCCGGGACTGTCGAACCCGGTGACAGCATCGAGATAACCTACGACGGCGTCGGCATACTCCGCAATTCGGTCGTCGAACCATAA
- a CDS encoding excinuclease ABC subunit C has protein sequence MDADEVRERAGSLPREPGVYLFEQGRDDKRRVLYVGKAVDLRDRVRSYADPRSERIAKMVERAETIDFAVTDTETQALLLEANLIKRHRPPYNVRLKDDKSYPLVQLTDHPVPRIEVTRDPEDGATVYGPFTDKRRVETVVKALRETYGLRGCSDHKYSNRDRPCLDYEMGICTAPCTGEISDAEYAEDVEAVTRYFEGETGVLADPLRREMEAAAQSQEFERAANLRDKLGAVEALHGEGDTAVSDSAGYQTTDVLGAAIEGDRAIVARLHAEGGKLVERDRHTLEAPDGEGTAGVYRAFIPQYYAERELPDRILCAEAPADPDIEAWLESEGVTLGVPGAGREATLVDLALKNARQRGGTDDETGRLADALGIDRPSRIEGFDVSHAQGRSAVGSNVTFVDETPEKSDYRRKKLTEQNDDYANMRELLRWRATRAVEGRDDRPDPDLLLIDGGDGQLGAARDALAETGWDIPAVALAKDEELVITPDRVYDWDDDAPQLHLLQRIRDEAHRFAVQYHQTLRDEVSTTLDDVPGIGPETRKRLLRRFGSVDNVRTASGEELTAIDGIGEQTAETIRTRLQ, from the coding sequence ATGGACGCCGACGAGGTACGAGAGCGCGCGGGGTCGCTGCCACGGGAGCCCGGCGTGTACCTGTTCGAACAGGGCCGGGACGACAAGCGCCGGGTTCTCTACGTCGGAAAGGCCGTCGACCTCCGGGATCGTGTGCGCTCGTATGCCGACCCACGGAGCGAGCGCATCGCCAAGATGGTCGAGCGTGCAGAGACCATCGACTTCGCCGTCACCGACACGGAGACGCAGGCACTGTTGCTCGAAGCCAATCTGATAAAACGCCACCGGCCACCGTACAACGTCCGGCTGAAAGACGACAAGTCCTACCCGCTGGTCCAGCTGACCGACCATCCCGTCCCCCGAATCGAGGTGACCCGAGACCCCGAGGACGGTGCGACCGTCTACGGGCCGTTCACCGACAAGAGGCGGGTCGAGACGGTTGTGAAAGCCCTGCGGGAGACGTACGGACTACGGGGGTGTTCGGACCACAAGTACAGCAACCGGGACCGACCCTGTCTGGACTACGAGATGGGCATCTGTACCGCGCCCTGCACCGGCGAGATTAGCGACGCCGAGTACGCCGAGGACGTGGAAGCGGTCACGCGGTATTTCGAGGGGGAAACCGGCGTGCTCGCGGACCCGCTCCGCCGCGAGATGGAGGCCGCAGCCCAGTCCCAAGAGTTCGAGCGCGCCGCGAACCTCCGGGACAAGCTCGGGGCGGTCGAGGCGCTTCACGGCGAGGGCGACACCGCAGTCAGTGACTCCGCGGGCTACCAGACGACGGACGTGCTCGGGGCCGCCATCGAGGGCGATCGAGCCATCGTCGCCCGGCTTCACGCCGAAGGCGGCAAGCTCGTCGAACGGGACCGGCACACGCTAGAGGCCCCAGACGGCGAGGGAACAGCAGGAGTCTACCGAGCATTCATTCCGCAGTACTACGCCGAACGGGAACTGCCGGACCGAATTCTCTGTGCCGAAGCTCCTGCCGATCCGGACATCGAGGCATGGCTGGAGAGCGAGGGCGTCACGCTCGGCGTGCCCGGCGCTGGCCGGGAGGCGACGCTGGTCGACCTTGCGCTGAAAAACGCCCGCCAGCGCGGCGGGACCGACGACGAGACAGGCCGTCTGGCCGATGCGCTGGGCATCGACCGTCCGAGCCGTATCGAAGGGTTCGACGTGAGCCACGCCCAAGGGCGGTCGGCCGTCGGCTCGAACGTCACCTTCGTCGATGAAACGCCCGAGAAGAGCGACTACCGCCGGAAGAAGCTCACCGAGCAAAACGACGACTACGCGAACATGCGCGAACTCCTCCGCTGGCGGGCCACGCGTGCCGTCGAGGGCCGGGACGACCGGCCGGACCCGGACCTGCTGCTCATCGACGGCGGGGACGGCCAGCTCGGGGCGGCCCGCGACGCTCTCGCCGAGACTGGCTGGGACATACCGGCCGTTGCGCTGGCGAAAGACGAGGAGCTGGTCATCACGCCCGACCGCGTGTACGACTGGGACGACGACGCCCCGCAGCTCCACCTGCTCCAGCGGATTCGCGACGAGGCACACCGTTTTGCCGTCCAGTACCATCAGACGCTACGAGACGAGGTGTCGACGACACTCGACGACGTACCCGGTATTGGTCCCGAGACGCGGAAGCGGCTGCTCCGGCGCTTCGGTAGCGTGGACAACGTCAGGACAGCTTCCGGTGAGGAACTGACGGCTATCGACGGCATCGGCGAGCAAACCGCGGAGACGATTCGGACCCGACTGCAGTGA
- a CDS encoding aldehyde dehydrogenase family protein: MTQTYENYIGGEWTGSGETQDVTNPADETDVVSTVPVASAADADEAVAAAAEATDEWGGMPGPERGAVLRETGEILKSRKDELAETLTREEGKPLGEAEGEVQRAIDIFYYYAEKARDFGGTVKQPSGGRAGLQTKKEPMGVAALITPWNYPIAIPAWKIAPALAVGNTVVIKPAMQAPTVGAMIVEALDEAGIPDGAINLVCGPGSEVGERLTTHDDVDVVSFTGSAAVGEHVYEQATSNGKRAQAEMGGKNPTVVMPSANVDKAADIVGAGAFGGTGQACTATSRAIVHEDVYAEFLDAVVDYAESLEIGNGLDRAGMGPHVSEDELAGSLEYIDIAQSEGATLETGGEELTGGEYDAGNFISPAVFSDVEPDMRIAQEEVFGPVLAVIPVSDFDEGVEVANDIDYGLSASIVTDRIEEENEFIERSESGVVKVNEKTTGLELHVPFGGLKRSSTNTYREQGDAGLEFFSYIKTVYRNS; encoded by the coding sequence ATGACGCAGACGTATGAGAACTATATCGGCGGCGAGTGGACCGGAAGCGGGGAGACACAGGACGTCACGAACCCGGCAGACGAGACTGACGTCGTCAGCACGGTTCCGGTGGCCTCGGCGGCCGACGCCGACGAAGCGGTCGCGGCTGCGGCGGAAGCGACAGACGAATGGGGCGGAATGCCCGGCCCGGAACGCGGTGCGGTCCTGCGTGAGACCGGTGAAATCCTGAAATCTCGGAAAGACGAACTTGCGGAGACGCTGACCCGCGAAGAGGGGAAGCCGCTCGGCGAAGCCGAGGGCGAGGTACAGCGTGCGATTGATATCTTCTATTACTACGCGGAGAAGGCCCGCGACTTTGGGGGTACCGTTAAACAGCCCAGCGGCGGCCGGGCCGGCCTGCAGACGAAGAAAGAACCCATGGGCGTCGCAGCGCTCATCACGCCGTGGAACTATCCCATCGCGATTCCGGCCTGGAAAATCGCGCCGGCGCTTGCGGTCGGTAACACCGTCGTCATCAAGCCCGCGATGCAGGCACCGACCGTCGGTGCGATGATCGTCGAGGCGCTGGATGAGGCTGGGATTCCGGACGGCGCTATCAATCTAGTCTGTGGCCCCGGTAGCGAGGTCGGCGAACGGCTGACCACTCACGACGACGTCGACGTGGTGTCGTTCACCGGCAGCGCCGCTGTCGGCGAGCACGTCTACGAACAAGCGACGAGCAACGGAAAGCGCGCACAGGCAGAGATGGGCGGAAAGAACCCGACGGTCGTCATGCCGAGTGCCAACGTGGACAAGGCGGCTGACATCGTCGGGGCCGGGGCCTTCGGCGGGACAGGGCAGGCCTGTACGGCGACCTCCCGAGCTATCGTCCACGAGGACGTGTACGCCGAGTTCCTCGACGCCGTCGTCGATTACGCCGAGTCCCTCGAGATCGGGAACGGCCTCGACCGGGCCGGCATGGGTCCCCACGTCAGCGAGGACGAGCTCGCGGGGAGCCTAGAGTACATCGACATCGCACAGTCGGAGGGGGCGACCCTCGAAACGGGCGGCGAAGAACTCACCGGCGGAGAGTACGACGCCGGGAACTTCATCTCGCCGGCCGTCTTCTCCGATGTCGAGCCCGATATGCGCATCGCACAGGAAGAGGTGTTCGGGCCGGTGCTCGCCGTCATTCCGGTTTCCGACTTCGACGAAGGTGTCGAGGTCGCCAACGACATCGACTACGGTCTCTCGGCCAGCATCGTGACCGACCGAATCGAGGAAGAGAACGAGTTCATCGAGCGCTCCGAATCCGGCGTGGTCAAGGTCAACGAGAAGACGACCGGACTGGAGCTGCACGTTCCCTTCGGCGGCCTCAAGCGCTCCTCTACGAACACCTACCGCGAGCAGGGAGACGCCGGACTTGAGTTCTTCAGCTACATCAAGACGGTGTACCGCAACAGCTAA
- a CDS encoding nucleoside hydrolase: MSRKVFFDTDPGCDDAVMLAMALGHDAIDVVGLSTVCGNTTIENTTRNTHAILGLGGYDVPVARGCGRPLVDDLTTAEWIHGENGLHGDIPDVDGDTRKIHGADAIVEAAHEYGEELTIAAVGPLPNLAIALAKEPRLPDLVDDIYLMGGAAMTTGNVTPMAEANFHNDPAAASRVLQDANTRMVGLDVTNRATVSPEFIEAFRTAGGVRGTIAEWLDYRPDSGTYPTADAPAIHDAAVVADIIDESVLTFEEYYLDVDTTGGPCHGAVICDEHGTTGNDPNNRVAVDIDVTRYREILETGIEAYAAE; the protein is encoded by the coding sequence ATGTCACGCAAAGTGTTCTTCGATACGGACCCTGGCTGCGACGACGCGGTCATGCTGGCGATGGCGCTCGGTCACGATGCAATCGATGTTGTCGGTCTCTCGACTGTCTGCGGGAACACGACTATCGAGAACACGACGCGAAACACCCACGCGATACTGGGGCTCGGTGGCTACGACGTTCCGGTAGCTCGTGGGTGTGGCCGTCCGCTCGTCGACGACCTCACGACCGCTGAGTGGATTCACGGCGAGAACGGACTCCACGGGGACATCCCCGACGTCGACGGCGACACACGGAAGATCCATGGAGCCGACGCAATCGTCGAAGCCGCCCACGAGTACGGGGAGGAACTGACGATTGCGGCCGTCGGCCCGCTCCCGAATCTGGCGATTGCGCTGGCGAAAGAACCGCGCCTCCCCGACCTCGTCGACGACATATATCTCATGGGCGGGGCGGCGATGACGACCGGGAACGTGACGCCGATGGCCGAAGCCAACTTCCACAACGACCCTGCAGCGGCCAGTCGTGTTCTGCAGGACGCGAACACGCGGATGGTCGGTCTAGACGTGACCAACCGTGCTACCGTCTCCCCCGAGTTCATCGAGGCGTTCCGCACGGCCGGCGGTGTCCGCGGGACAATCGCCGAGTGGCTCGACTACCGGCCCGACTCCGGGACCTATCCGACGGCCGACGCACCGGCTATCCACGACGCCGCTGTCGTCGCCGACATCATTGACGAGTCGGTACTCACCTTCGAGGAGTACTACCTCGATGTAGACACGACCGGCGGTCCTTGCCACGGGGCCGTCATCTGTGATGAGCACGGCACGACGGGCAACGACCCGAACAACCGCGTCGCTGTCGACATCGACGTGACACGCTACCGCGAGATTCTCGAAACCGGCATCGAAGCCTACGCGGCTGAGTAA
- the gfo6 gene encoding D-xylose 1-dehydrogenase Gfo6 — MNVDALTGGFDRRDWQEQTETDNPVRFAMIGVGWWTTEQAMPAVNAGDLCETTVLVSSDREKAADVAAESETVEHAITYEEFHDGVASDAYDAVYIVTPNARHLPYVETAAELDKAILCEKPMEATIERAERMVEVCDEHDATLMIAYRMHTEPAVRRAKDLIDEGYIGDPLFVHGNMTEPILELVPDPDQWRLDWELSGGCAVMDIGLYPLNTSRFLLDADPVAVRGTVASVQEEFADVPDEHGAFQLDFPGHVYAVCTASQNAHLDNHISVLGTEGKVRVEPAFYPWDDRALQLSHEGTTVDIDFEQIDQMEEEFEYFAHCLLTDTDPYADGEHGLVDIKTIKAIYEASEAESTVTLE; from the coding sequence ATGAACGTTGACGCGCTCACGGGAGGCTTCGACCGTCGAGACTGGCAGGAACAGACAGAGACTGACAACCCGGTTCGGTTTGCGATGATCGGCGTCGGCTGGTGGACCACCGAACAGGCGATGCCCGCCGTCAACGCGGGAGACCTCTGTGAAACGACTGTGCTGGTCAGCAGTGACCGCGAGAAGGCAGCCGACGTGGCAGCTGAGTCGGAGACAGTCGAACACGCGATCACCTACGAAGAGTTTCACGACGGCGTCGCGAGCGACGCGTACGACGCTGTCTACATTGTCACCCCGAACGCTCGCCACCTCCCCTACGTCGAGACCGCGGCAGAACTAGACAAGGCGATTCTCTGCGAGAAGCCGATGGAGGCCACCATCGAGCGCGCCGAGCGGATGGTCGAGGTCTGTGACGAGCACGACGCGACGCTGATGATCGCCTACCGGATGCACACCGAGCCAGCCGTCCGGCGAGCGAAGGACCTCATCGACGAGGGGTACATCGGCGACCCGCTGTTCGTCCACGGGAACATGACCGAACCCATCCTCGAACTCGTCCCCGACCCCGACCAGTGGCGGCTGGACTGGGAGCTTTCGGGGGGGTGTGCCGTGATGGACATCGGCCTCTACCCACTGAACACGAGCCGATTCCTGCTGGATGCTGACCCCGTGGCCGTCCGGGGGACCGTCGCATCGGTTCAGGAAGAGTTCGCCGACGTGCCAGACGAACACGGCGCGTTCCAGCTAGACTTCCCCGGCCATGTGTACGCGGTGTGTACCGCCAGCCAGAACGCCCATCTCGATAACCACATCTCCGTACTCGGAACTGAAGGCAAGGTCCGTGTCGAACCGGCCTTCTACCCTTGGGACGACCGTGCGCTCCAGCTTTCCCACGAGGGGACGACAGTCGACATCGACTTCGAACAGATCGACCAGATGGAAGAGGAGTTCGAGTACTTCGCCCACTGTCTGCTGACCGACACCGACCCCTACGCCGATGGCGAACACGGCCTCGTCGATATCAAGACGATTAAGGCCATCTACGAGGCCTCCGAGGCGGAGTCGACGGTTACTCTGGAGTGA